The genomic window CTTGAAGAACTTGCCGTTGAGCGACTTGACCTCCAGCGAGTAGGTGGCGCTGTCGCGGGTGGCGGAGGCCTGTCCAAATCCTGTCATCGATGCCAGCATGGGTGTGGTCCGTGGATAGCAAAGCCGCTATTCGAGCGGCAGGTCGGAGGGCGCCTCCTGGGTGGCCGGGACGGCGATCTCGGGTTGGCCCGAGGTCGGCGATTCGTATTTCTGAGGCACGTAGACGCGAACCAGGAAGACGGCCATCAGCAGATAAACCGCGGTGCCGATGATGGTGGCGACAGTGAAAACGTCGCCGGTCTTCCCGCCGAAGGCGGACTGACCGCCCGCTCCGCCGAACGCTCCGGAGAGGCCGCCGCCCCTGCCCCGCTGAAGCAGGATGATAATCATCAGCAGAAGACAGACGATACAGAATAGAATGGCCAGAAGTGTCGCCCACATGGATTACTCTTCCTTACTTATTAACGCGACTACCGTCGAAACGGGTTATTATAGCCGACGGCTAAGGGAAATGGCAACCGAATTGACGGTCAAAGTCCCTTGGCCTGCGCCGTGGCCCGGATGATGCCCAGGAAGTCGGCGGCCTTGAGGCTGGCCCCGCCCACCAGGGCCCCGTCGATGTCCGTTTGGGCCATCAGCTCACCGGCGTTGGAGGGTTTGACGCTGCCGCCGTACTGGATGCGGACGCTCTGGGCAAACTGGGGGCCGAACTTCTGGGTGAGCCAGCCGCGAATGAAGCGGTGAACGTCCTGGGCCTGATCCGGCGTGGCGTTGCGGCCGGTGCCGATGGCCCAGACCGGCTCGTAGGCGATCACCAGGTTGCCCAGTTGGGCGGCGGAAAGGTCGCCGAGCCCACCGGCAAGCTGCTCCTGGACGACCTTCTCGGTCCGGCCCGCGTCGCGCTGCTCGATCGTCTCGCCGACGCATAGAATAGGCTTAAGTCCCGAATTAATAACGGCTTGCAGCTTTCTGTGGATCAACTGGTCGGTCTCGCCGATCACGTGGCGGCGCTCCGAGTGGCCGAGGATGACGTATTCGCAGCAGACGTCCTGAAGCATCTGGCACGAGATCTCGCCGGTGAAGGCCCCATTGGACTCGAAGTAGACATCCTGGGCCCCGAGGCGGATCTCCGCGTCGCCGATGGCCACCGCCACCGAGGTCAGATAGACGAAAGGCGGACAGACGCCGACCTCGACCGCGTTGGATTTCAGCTCTTCGGCCAGTTCGCGAACGAGCTTGACGGCCTCAG from Phycisphaerae bacterium includes these protein-coding regions:
- the secG gene encoding preprotein translocase subunit SecG produces the protein MWATLLAILFCIVCLLLMIIILLQRGRGGGLSGAFGGAGGQSAFGGKTGDVFTVATIIGTAVYLLMAVFLVRVYVPQKYESPTSGQPEIAVPATQEAPSDLPLE
- a CDS encoding triose-phosphate isomerase, with protein sequence MRRPFVAGNWKMNLNQAEAVKLVRELAEELKSNAVEVGVCPPFVYLTSVAVAIGDAEIRLGAQDVYFESNGAFTGEISCQMLQDVCCEYVILGHSERRHVIGETDQLIHRKLQAVINSGLKPILCVGETIEQRDAGRTEKVVQEQLAGGLGDLSAAQLGNLVIAYEPVWAIGTGRNATPDQAQDVHRFIRGWLTQKFGPQFAQSVRIQYGGSVKPSNAGELMAQTDIDGALVGGASLKAADFLGIIRATAQAKGL